A segment of the Salminus brasiliensis chromosome 5, fSalBra1.hap2, whole genome shotgun sequence genome:
TCAGGTTAGGCGAAACATACACTACTGCAAATTCGTTACTTTCAAGCTAGCCTCAGGCACTGTGAAATACAATCACTGACTGGAAACCTGTCTATACACACAAAAGGCCTTTGCTTAACATTACAACAACACAGAAGACATAAATATTGCATTATTtcttgggggaaaaaaatgtttACCAGCTAAcatacacattcatacacacaaacaccagcTGTTATAGGACAAGCTGTTAAATATTTGAACCAGTTTAAGAAGCAGTGGAAActaatttctttaaaaaaaaaaaagtggtgttCAGGGTTTGAATAAAAATGTTACTTGATGTATTCAGGACTTTTACATGTGTCAAAATGTTATTCAGTTATTCCACAAGTACAGATGATGCCCCACATAAACGTAAACACATTGTGTGAAGTACCGGAAGATAATCTATTACATTAACACAACTACATCAACATATTGGGCACCACTAGTATGTCTATTTTCTGATGCATTTCGTGTCTGCTGACCAATCATGTTATTCTATTCAGTCTAAAACTAACCGTTATACCAGGTGTGTCAATCATGCATGCTAAAGGCTTGATGTTCTTCAGAGATCGGAAAGTTCGGACAGTTTTAGTACTATGTGAACCTGCAGGGTCAAAATAATGGAACGGTTTTATTTTAGCTTTGACAGACGGTGTATGTTGAGATGAAACTTAGTTTTAGTCAGCCAGTGGCCCTGTTGTTTTTCATCGTCTGAGAACGTTGTCACGTCTTCATTTCACTAGCACTCCTTAGCCAAAGTGTGCTCATGACATGTAATTCGCCAATATCTATCCAAGAAGTGGACATCATGTCTAGTTTTAGAATAAAACCATTTGACTGCATGTAATGCATGTCCGTTAGCTCAAACGAGTTTTTCCATTGCTGCGTTagaatgtagctaacaaacaatTCTGTAACTCGACATCTTACTGTGGCTGAACAGGGTTCGTCTGTTCATCACATCATGCGTTACTGCCGTGGATATTTTACGTTCTCACGTTTTTTTTCCTAATCGTTTAAGTCTACAATCGTTTTTATTAAGAATTTTCTGTGGAAGCGTGTTGACTCACTAATTTGTCTTCTTTCAGGGATTAACTGTCACGGTGCGAAGCAATGtagccattgtttttttttttttttttttacatttagtaCGTAAAGGCCTTGAAAATTCGattaaatttattcttcccgaTCTCTCAAAAGCAGGGTTCAAATTCGAATCCGACGAGTTTCAAACCAAAACGGCACGTTTAGCTGCCACGCGAGCAGAATTTAAATTCAGTTAGCTAAAACGTACCGGTTAAACGGACAGTTCAGCACCTAACGCAATGTTACTAACTGGCACTTGCGTGGATTCCGCTAACTGAAATCGTTGTGGCACGTTAGAAAAATCCTGGCCATTAAAGAGCAAAATGCACAGATGTCAAACTGTCGGAGTCATTCATATCAACTCCACGACAATACGAGGCGTCCGGGGCCGTTTGGTTTCACGGCAGCAATCCAGCAACACAAAATGTCCAATTACAATACATTTTAAACTCAGACATCACGCTTACCTGAGGAGGTCCGACTCAAGACGACGCAGCCCTTCAATAAAAGatggcaaaaataaaaataaatccgTAAGTGTTTGCCGTGTATGTGTATACCTTTCATAGGGTCTCCACCGTGTGGCTAGATTAAAGCGCGGCTTGCTAAGAATAGGAGGTCCCCCTACTGTCAAGACCCTCAAGCGAGcgcttgtgtgtatgtgagagaggtAGAACCACGGTGCTGCAGCAGCTCAGTTTCCCCACCCTAGTTCAACAAGTCCCGCCTCCTTACACTGGGATTGGCTAGTACATTGCGCTTAGTGCGCTGGGATTggcattttttttctcttttaaattaaattaatttgagAGAGATTTACTCTATATAAATAGTATAACATATCCAGACGTTTTGGTttgaaataaaattatataaaaggTAACAACAGCAAAGCTGTATAGAGACTGTcaactgtcaaaaaaaaaaccccactgtAAACACAGGGAAATAGGCACTAAATGTGAATTACTAGAAAGGAAATTTATTTAATGTGCAGTGAGTCACTTGTGAGTCACAAATCACACacgttttgtttctttttagaTGCCACTTGAATCCTTCTTCCATTATAATACTTCTAATAGAGATTATGGTTTTATACTAAAAGCCAATAGGCCTGCTGCCTTTGAATGAGTAGCCAATTAAGAACAGAAGGTGtgttgaaaataaaataaaacaattgtTCAGATTGTTCAGACTGGAGACAAAACTGGAGGCGCTAAACCCCGAAATCAACCCGgtagtgaataataataatatttaataataataataataataatatctacaGCTCTATAAAGCGATTTCCACTAGTCACTAGCCAAGACGGCATACCTTTGTAATCTAAAGTTGTCATCTCCCATTACAAATTAGGATTATTAGCtacacaaaacaaacatttaacTGTTTACAATGACACAATCAAACAAATTACATAATTGAACACAACTAATAACTGCTttttccaaattcaacacaaaatggcaCTGCAATTTTAGAATTATTGAACCTCTTGATGACAAAAGTCTTTAGTGCTTGGTAAAGAAACTTTCTGCTGTGATGACCTGCCGCAAATGTGATGcaatagccagacaccagcttcatGAACTGTTAAGAGAATTCATCATGAGCAGTGGCCTccaatattcttgggtttgtgcGCAGCAACTGCCTTCTTTAAACCCagcaaagattttctatagggtgACCAGTCAAGCAACTGTAACAGCCTAACATACTATGTAGCCTAAAGAAGGCAGGAGGATTTAGTTGTCCCTAAAGTTGTCCCTCGTCATCTCCTTTAAGCAGAGTCTGGACCATGCAaactgtgtatatacagtggggaaaaaagtatttagtcagtcaccaattgtgcaagttctcccacttaaaaaaatgagagaggcctgtaatcgacatcataggtagacctcaactatgagaaacaaaattggaaaaaaaaaattcagaaaatcacagtcagatttttaaagaatttaattgcaaataatggtggaaaataagtatttagtcAATAACAAaggttcatctcaatactttgttatttatcctttgttggcaatgacagaggtcaaatgttttctgtaagtcttcacaaggttggcacacaccgttgctggtatgttggcccattcctccatgcagatctcctctagagcagtgatgtttaggAGTGATGTTTAAGATCATCCAACTAATTTTAATGAGACAACACAAGTAAACAATATACAATGCAGCTTAATTAGAACCTGTCGGGCAGGCTAGAAGGTCTCAGAAGGCAGTACATGATGCCACAGGCTAAAGAGATGTAAATACTGATGCAAAACAAAGTCAATGAAACTTGGATGCAAGTCTGAAAAGGCCATTGCTAAGGTTCTGTGCCTCCAGCAAATCACAATGAGAGTCATGATCCACAAATTGAGAAAACTTCAGAGGAATGAACCTTGAGCCGGCCTTCCAAAATTTTACCAACAGCACACGTATTATCCATAAAGTGACAGAGAACTTAAACGGACATTTCCTCAGTTAAGGTCAAAGTAATTTATGATTAGAAAGATGCTGGCAAAATGGCATCCATGGGAGAGTTGTGAGATGCCAACCCAGGCTGTCCCAATATTGGGACAATATTCTATGGACTGAGGAGTCAAAGGTTAAACGTTTTGGAGGACATGGACATCTGGCATAATGGTATTCAACCATGACAACATCACAACCATGACAACATCACGCcagcagtcaaacatggtggtggtagtgtgaagGTCTGGGACTGCTTTGGTACTGCAGGACCTAGACAACTTGTCATAACTGATGGAACCATGAAGTCTGCTCTCTGCCCATCAACTTGCACCTACACCTCAAAAAAAGTTTGTTCCTGCCAAGGGTGGCACAAACCGTTTATGTGTTGACCATCAAAATCTaacaattttttaaattattaataaattgttcAGATTAGGAATTGCTTCATTACCAAATAACTGTAATATCATTgacaaaaaatctaaaatttaGACCAAGCATGTAGCACCAATAACCTAAAAGTGAATTAGTTTTCCCATTATTTGTTGGAACAGCAAAAGAAAGTGGGAGACATGTAAGATAAATTGTAGCTTTCTGTTTTAAAGTATTTTGTGTTCTGCAATATTAGTGACTTGACACTGTATGTGATGTAGCGGCATTGTAGCTTTTGCGCATTCGTCTTAGTTCAAGTTCAAGATGACCGCCCTAAGATGGTGGTGCCATCAGGTTACAGATCATTTAGTTAAGTAATATTGCGAACTGGACTGTAGGCCCACTGGGCCACagaagtgttaataaaaataagagGGACATGATGGGATATGAGACCCTCCAATGATTAtcagttttcttttcttttgtcatttCGGTGTCTGACATCAGTAATAGAAATACACTAATTTAATCATGAGGAAATCTATTGTAATAATTTGTTCAGAAACTTGTCTCAGTCTACACAAAACAAGGTAAAATTCCTTTGATTATACCTCATGCACTTACTGTGTTGAAGTTGAATTTGACCAGAAAAGATGACTTCTATGAAGCAAAGTGACTTTTATAAGGTTAGCAGGATGCTCAGTATGATGCATTGGATATAATTGAATTGAAGtatgaaatataaaacaaaacaagcaagtGAATAAATTAGTAACAAACCCacgaagtaaataaataaaataaaataaaaacaccactAAGTAAATAAATTGCATAATAAAATCCATCCACCTTCTCATCCGTTTCGTCATGGTCGCGGTGGTTCCGGAACCTACCCAGAATCATCGGGTGCAATTCAGAATGAACAATTAACCTAACGTGTTTTTGAGTGGACAACGTTATGGACACGGGGGAAAACCTTTCACAGACAGAGACTGGATCAAGCCCAACAACACAGGAGATTGGTAGTgtttattgtaaataaatgCCATTATACGTCAGTGAACAATTAGAGGACTTTATCGGTGCACCAATATTCAAAAATGAGCTGTTTAAACTAATCGTTGTGTGGGCCTTCCATCACCGCACTTGCTACTACTTCACACCCTGGCTATGatgtatgtatttaattaaaGTCTGCACCAGGGGGCAGAGTTAAACCATAAATCAGTAGTTCTTAGCCTTAGTCCCAAAGGATCACTGTTTTTGCTTCCCAATTTGTCAAAACATTTGGAGCAACTAATTAACGATTTCACCAGCACTTCCTGAAGTGAACTGGGTGGATGTCTAAGAAATGGGGcgaaaaaaacattatttttcattataaattaaataataaaaagtatttcAATATTGCATTTCTGGCATAGCAGACTCCACAGGTTTGTGCAAAAGCATTTGAGGAGTAGATTCCTCCGTTTTGGTCAGTTCCAgaaatttacatatttatctAGATGTGACACAGAACGTTCAATATTTCTTCATTATACTTGTTACATGTTTTTCTTTACCTACTgtcttagctttttttttttttttttaaataaaactgttaatttttatttatgtggttTTTGATCCCCAGTGTGAACTCCAGTCTATATAGCCATGTACACAAAGTatatgtatactgtatattcaAACCACtggaaatgaaaaaaagatgTTAATGTTTTACTGGAAACTCCACATATGTACCCACCAAACACACTAAACTTGCAATACTTGACAAGCTATTGATGTCAGGTATGGCAAGCTAATGATGTCAATTAAGTCAGATTTTTTGGAAGTGAAAGCTAGGACTATTCATCACTGTGTTAAATGTATGATGgaagagaaaataaacaaactaatcttaaacatgaacctagaagaaaaacacagagacTAAAATAcccttttttaataaaacagttAAAATATTTTGCAGTTGTAAAGCATCATGCAAAACAGAAACACTCCTCCCGCCTTAAAATTAAAGGCAACAccttctgcatgtccatatacAGATTAAAAACAGTTCATTACAAATATGGCATTAGCGCACATCAGTAAATCCAAGTACTTATTGACTTTGTAAACATTGCCTTagcaaaaaacaagaaaaacgtTCATGCTTAAACAATAAGGACATTCATCAGAAAGCATGCATCTGATCCTTAATATGTACAATACAAACATTTCTTATTGTAGAAGGAGATGGATTTCTTCagcttctttttaaaataagtATAATTAACTTTATAAAGAAACATGACcacagacaaagacagacatTAATCCATAAATTGAAATCCTAATATTCTTTCCCCTAAATCTCCTTTAGTGGAAGTGTGTGGCTTCACTGCTGGAAGACtacaaggggagagagagcatttGGCACTGGTGTGTGCAGTTAAGTGCACTGTTATGCTGTGCTATACGATGTTAAAGACCATAGAGAGATACTGCTCGTAGGACACTTGGATCCAGCCGTCCTGATCTGTGTCATATCGCCTGAACACGTCTGTTAACCTctgcacaaaaaaataaataaataaaatattttctatgttcacagatgcaTACACAAACAGTTTTTCAAGAGGATTCACTGtttaaaaaggtgcacgtatttgtcactgtacagtatacactgtacagcgaaatgtgtcctccgcatttaacccatctggtagtgaacacacactcacacacacgtgttaggggcagtgagtacacacacacccccagagcggtgggcagccaactccagcgcccggggagcagagagggtaaagggccttgctcaagggcccaacagtggcagcttgccgagcccgtaGCCTAGTATACTTTGGTGATGATGACATTGTAATGACGTTACTATGCTACACAAACAAGAACAAACCACCTTCAGCTAGatttaactttttaactttttactTACGTTTTATTCTGTGCAGACCACCAATGACAATTACAAGTCCTATGTAATATATGCAATGTTCCTACCTGTAGTACAATACAGCACTGTATGAAGTCATCGAAAGCCACTTGACCTTTCCTCTGCCGGTCAAATTTCTCAATCAGTGTGTTATAGAACTGATCGGAGAGACGATAGCCTGGACAAGACAAAGAACAACATGCTTTTTAAATTAGGGAGTTGCTTTCATCACACTCTGCTTGTGAATGATCTAACCTGTAAGGTTGCTTGTTCCATAAATCCTTGTGACCTTATTCAGACTAGAAACAAATGTTTAAAGCCACCATTTTCAGAACGTTATTCAGTTATGGCACTGTGCATTTAGAACCCTCTAATGTTGCAAATGTGCTTCTGTACTGAATAGAATGTAATGAATACAACTAAAAAAGTAGTATCACCCAattcaacaaaaagtaatatcTTATAAAAGCATGTTCCTGCTTGTCCTTTTCATGTTGGCCAGACATTAGTGTGGTGTTCAACATGTTTGATTGCTGAACCACATAAACAGAACAGCcaccattattaaaaatgtgtataCCACTCTGCTTTAAGATTCATTAATGGTACTCTATGAAAAGGTTGGTTGGTCATCTCTTGCCGTACATCGACTGCTGACtgctgctttattttttttttaataaagcacTGGCCATATACCATTGTACATCACAACAATGGTCATTGAAAATAACTAATTATCAGTTCACCCTGATAATTGTTCCCCCCCCCTCTCAGGCACCAAAAGCCTGAAGCCTGTCTTATTAGAATGTAATTAACTTTCTATATGATTTGGGTCTGTTTTAGTTATGTTAACTTTAGatcatttaacatttattttaccATTAccttttttgactttctttgaCATTataatttttcacttttttatggTTAGCTTAAAATAGAATTCTACTCTTAGATTTAACTATTATAATCCATGCCATCAATCATAGTTGCAGATTTAATGATTTTTACAGACACTGCTTCAGTGGGTTCCAAATAACCTTCTATCCCCTATTGTATCTAGCCTGCAACCAAGTTAGCATTAAAGTACTCACCGAAGCCAGTTAAAGCCTGTTTCAGCTCGTTCTTGTCAATGAACCCGGAGTTGTCGCGGTCATAGGTGCGGAAGATGTTCTGCCAATCGGTGATATACTTCCATACACCGGCGAATTCGTTAAAGTTGACCCCACCTTTGTTCTCTCTGTCAAACATAGCTAAGAGATAAGGAAACAAGTATTTAAGCCAAGATTCACTTTCTTCTTTAAGGTGGTCATAATCTGTATTCATCTTATATTTTAAGTACTTAAGGTTCACTAATGAACCAAAAAgggtgtttttgttacagtgcctttaagactggtcTATCAGATACAGATACATCAGTGGCTGATGGCAAACAgtcatggctcaggattcgaacccGCAATCCCCAAAGGCATAAaggtagtgcattagactgctgagccactcagccCCTAATGAATCAGTTAATTATCAAGCCCTTGGTAGAATGAATTGAGGGTGAAGAGcgaaaatgttaaatgttactGCTCAGACACTTGGCTCTCCAGGTTAAAGGACAGACGACAAATGTACTCACATATAATGGATCTGACGGTCACAGGATTGAATGGTGTCCATGTGCCTTTAAACAGGAAAAAATAAGTTAACAGTGGAACAGAGCAAACTGAGCGTTAAACTGCATAAGTAGTGTAAAACTGTACCTGTAGTAAACTATTTACCCAACCAACAGATACATACTAAACATCTTTAACAACAACTTTCTAGTAAATTAATTTTGCTGATTGTTTGCATGTTCTTGATGTAGTCCCACTATAGAAAATTAAATTGCAATATGAAAAGACTAGACATGAAAACAACTCAGCAAGGACAGGTTTCAAAGAAACATTCCAGGTTTGAAGGAATATGCACATGACTGTACGCATCTTACTGACTGTACAGTGAGCCCTCCTTCTTGTGAGGAGGAATTAAAGGCTTAATGGAATACAGACCACATTTGTTGTTGGTCAGTTTGCTACAGAAAACCAAGTTAGTCAGCAGAGTATTGTAAAAGGTAGTGTACAAAATAGATAGATCctgaagtatttgtactttaaaaaaaaattttctgGTCTGTATAGAGTCAAAAtaccatttaaaaacatttctccTTTTGGTGCGT
Coding sequences within it:
- the pdcd6 gene encoding programmed cell death protein 6, giving the protein MAYHNQYRPPHYNSAPPDQAFLWNIFQRVDKDRSGAISDTELQQALSNGTWTPFNPVTVRSIISMFDRENKGGVNFNEFAGVWKYITDWQNIFRTYDRDNSGFIDKNELKQALTGFGYRLSDQFYNTLIEKFDRQRKGQVAFDDFIQCCIVLQRLTDVFRRYDTDQDGWIQVSYEQYLSMVFNIV